The DNA window gcctctgctcactttgATGTCAgagacttcagtttctccctatatgccactggtgccttttaagctgctacctgAGTGCTAGCGCTCAGAGGGAGCAAGtatgagtaggtgagtctgtgtatgGGTTAAGGAAACTACTTGGGGcgccagaagtttcttccactgactcagtcagCATtggtttttgaagccagaagctgtggagacttatcttcctggcactggaatcatGGGCTGGGGGACGTGATGTGGAGCAGGGACTCCTCagtcctgagatatccctcccgaatttttatccaccatacgtgggtgagggaccagtctgttctgtgtctgtgcccctcctaccagtctggatggatgtggtttctttaattctgtagttgtcacacttccactcagctcgatttctgacagttttgagcgatggtttttctacattttagttgtaattttgatacgGTTGTGCGAAGAGCAAACCATGTCTGCCtgcgctgccatcttgaccagaagtcctcaaAGCTGAAGTTCTTGAATCTAAATTCCAGCTCTCacctgctagctgtgtgacctcaggaatgttacttaacctctctaagcctcagttccttatctgtaaaatgggaaccaCTATTAGTTCCAAGCTGATAGatttgttataaggattaaataactaatttaataatttatttgaacATATATCTCATAGTAAGAGCTATATGAATGTTTGCCAAATAAAATCAGTCCTCAATCATTTAAATGTTCATCTGATATAACAATGAGTTTGCCGCCACGATCGATAAGGTCTCCAGGTGTGTCTATTATGTCAACAGCAAgtggaacttaaaaaaatgttttctattttttagaagCCCTGCTTTGACTTTGTCTTTTCTGCCCTATGATTTCTAAGCATGCCTCTATAGTGCTAGTTAAAAGATAGTTATTTGGGAATCGGTATGCTTCTTGCTCAGGATCTGTAAGTGTTCATTTCCACTAAGCCTGCCAGGCCACTAAGGGaatgagaggggaaaagaggacaTTTATCACTTCCTTCATTAGATATATGACTGTAAGCATTATAGCTGATGACAGGGTGGTTTGGAGTCtgaataaaattacataatttaagaAGAGCTCCCACATAGAGGGGCTGCTGTGATACCTAAAGAGTAATATACTGTAGTAGAGCCTTCCAATAATTTATCAATGAAAAATCAGTGAATGGCCTCATTCCTAATATCAATCTCTGTAACATGAATAAGAAAAGTAAGCTTGAAAGGTTAACCCAAGTAGGTAAGTGTCACTGAGACTAGTGACACTGGAAAGGTGTGTTCTGTTCTAATAATACCGTTGTGGTCCGTGCACAGTGATTTGCTAATCATCACAGATTACAGAACAGATATAAACACGATATACAGCTGTAATGGGAAATGCCACCTCTTCCAGCGTTGGGGAGAGTTTTCATTCCGGGAAAAGTAGAGCACCTGATAAATTGATACCATATTGACAATTTCATTTCTCAGAAATTAGAGGAAATGACAAAGAGAACTGCTATTCAGAACTACGTACGTAATGATTACAAGAAGGAAACTGTAGGTGATATAGAAGTGATAAgagctttctttttaatccttacctgaggacatgcattttcatttttttaagagtgAGAGGGAGACCTCCTATATACACCCCTaacagagattgaacctgcaacctaggtatgtgccctgaaatTGTTATGGGGTCgaccccacaaccttttggtgcataggatgatgttccaaccaactgagccacccggccaaggcGGGAGCCACAAGAGCTTTAAAAGAAATGATGATGTTTGCTAACTTGGACTTTATAATAGCAAAAAGAGGGTACCTTTTTGCATGGGAAGAACCTAGACCCCAGGAGAGTAAATTTTGAAGTGTTCAGAGATAGGATGGGGAACCTAAGAGATGTGAAAGGttaggctttaaaaataaaattatagccctggctcagtgggttgagagccAGCATGTGAACTGAAAacctgccagttcaattcccttcccgggcacatgccggggtcacaggccaggtccccgttgGGGATGCGtcagaggcaacctattgatgtttctctcacatagcgatgtttcttcctccctttctccctcccttcccttctctctagaaatgaataaaatatttaaaaagcaatgataaaaatattttaaaaataaagtgatattATTTACTCCAATGAGGAACACTAAAGGGaagcaactaaagaaaaaaacaggtggAGGTAGATTTATCAAAGGATGAATGCGAAGAGTGGCACAAACACACTATAGTATCAGGAAGTTAACGCCCAGAATGaggtaaatatttctttttcctaccCACATAATCTCCGCcctcatccccccccccacctccagcaggtCAGAATTGCTTAAGTTCACATTGGAGTGAAGAAATCAAAGAATTAGAAATTCAGCCTAGGAAAAGAACTTGGGAGTCCAAAATGGGGAATGGGCAGTATATGTTAGGGTCCTGGCAGTGTCCAAAACAGGTTATTTTATAGCCAACAGAGTGGTCTGGGTGGGCCTTAAAATCAGgacatgtagccctggctggtgtagctcaatggattgagcagcGGCCTGTGGACTGAAAAGTTGCATGTTCGATTcctctagggcacatgcctaggttgccggccaggttcccagttgggggcacatgagaggcaatcacacattgatgtgtctctccctctcattctctctcctttcccaaataaataaacaaacgaataaataaaatctttaaaaagaatgagaacatGTTAACTTGGGCTGAGGGTGCTAGAGGATCTATAGGAATCTGGGAGACAGAGCTGGCCCCATCTGTAGATCTCGGTGGGATGCCTGCATTTCTCTTGACTTCTCCTTCAGGTAATTGTTATTGTTGAGCTTCTTGGCACTTTTCCTGAATATgcttgaatttttgttttttgagacgTTGCTCTGAGGTTCTTGACCCACATCTGTAGTACTGTTTAAATTGGATATGTGGCATTTTTTTAAGGCCACTTCTTCCAAAGAATGGAGTTTGGACCTGTGTTCTTATTGAATAATGTCTCTAAACCTTCTGTCTGTCTCTTGGTGAACACTGTTCATTTCTTCCATGGATGCCTCTGGTGCCTGACTTCAGTGAGACCCTCTAAGTCAGGCATCTGTTAATATGCTGTTCACATATGCAGATCCAGTGAATAGTTattattatgaaaaacaaaatgatcttTTAAACTGTTTGGAGCAGTTAGTGTAATATTAGGAAATgatataactaaaaataaatgttcaaaattaTGTCCAAGTTGGAAATGTAAGACAAAAgatagaatgagaaaagaaatgcaaGACAAGGGAGgggaactgaagaaaaaaattactttgaatgAGTTTTTCTTAGGCCTGGATGAGTTTCACCCTTAAGATACCCATGAAACGTACACATGTGATCATGCAACCATCACTGGTTATCTCTAAAGAAGGGAGAATGAAAGTCTGGAGATAAACAAATATGATTGTGATTttcagaagggaaggaaatatcGATCTTGAATACGGGAACAGCAGCTCAGGAAAGGAACAAGACCAAGAGAGGCCAGAAGGTGGTAACATGACCAAGGTCATAGTTAGACACTGGAGTGGCTGGTTGGACACTGCCTCTGAGGCCTGCTCCTGGACACTTGggtgagtgcgcatgcacgcgtgcgcacacacacacagtcacagcaGGGTAGGATACTGGCCTCCACTGTTGTTGCTGTGAGATGTCTCTAACTACATCTGTGTCTTTGCTCCCTCCAGGGTCACAGCCCCAAGAAGGAGAGCCCCAAGGGCTGAGCATGGATCCTGTATGCATGCCTTAGTTCCAGGGTGGGGACCAGGGTGAGACTAAGGCGCCTGCCTTAGATACAAAATTTAAAGAAGCACCAACACTCACTTTTAAGATACATAGTATTaatccaatatttaaaaaaatcaaaatcaatgcAAAAAAATCATGATGAACAAACTctcaaaatttaaagacagacaTGCTCAAGAATTAGTGCCATGCCAAGTCATGTTGGTGCCTGAGGCAAAAGGGAAAACCAGTAACACTGATCCCGTCCTTCTTCAAAAcatcttttaatgttttgttcatcgcgtatttttacattaattgtaatttttaaatatattgcattaaaatatttatcttaattaCTGAGATTTTTGGCATCCCCTTAAATGGTGCAGCTGAGATGAGCGCCTTGCTCTCCTCACCCCAGACCCAGACCCGCCCCTAGTTGCCAGCAAACAACAGGAGGGACTGTCCGCAGGCACCTTGGATTTCTGCTACGGGAGGCGTGGCTCTACAAGGGCAGTGAGTGTGGGTGGcccttctgcctggaacacaAATCTGTTCTGCTCCCTCCTCTCGATCTGTAGGTCTCAGTTTAGATATCACTTCTTCACTACTGGTTTAGATATTCCTCTTTGTGCTCCCTCGGTATCCTGTTCTTAGCTTAGTACTGATCACACTGTTTgcaatttatttgtttacatcCTCCTTCCAGACTACAATGTTAGATGACACAGATTCTAGCATAAACCTAacagagtacctggcacatattaggccctcaataagtatttgctgacTGGGTGGCATGGAAGCCATGACTTGGGATATAGCTGAAATTAAAAGTGTTGATTTGGAAAAGGGCagactcaggaaaatataaataggTGTCCTTATCTGTCTGAATGGCTGCCATGAGGAAGAAGGCTGAGCTTGCTATTTCTCAATCTTTTGTCTGCTTTCAGCCCTCCTGGGTGGATTCATTATTTGTCCATCACAAGTGGCTCACAGTGGAATTTAACTATACGTTAAGTCTGGGATTTTTTTTGAGGGTGGTTATGGTAGTACATATGCTGGAGAGGCTCTCATACCTCCGAGAATATTTTATCAGAACAGTAGAGAAGCAGTGCATGTGTTATTTATTATCCCTTGACCTGAGAATCATTGGACCAGTTTTTCTCATCCCCTATAGCTTTGCAGGAGAGACCTAGAACCCACCATCAAATATTATCCCAGGACAGGTTTTGGCTCAATATAAGGAAGAGTTTCTAACCTTCAGAGCTGTCTGTAAACAGAATGGGTAAACATGTGAAATGAATGACGTGCCCTGACCACAAACCCTGCAGTTCCTTGTCAGGGTGTTGCTAAGTGACCTGGCAGAAAGTGGAGTGAAATTTGGGGTGTGGGGTGAACAGTGGACCTCGAAAAGATATGTCCATGTCCTAATGCCTGGATCGTATGAATGCAACCGTATTTGGGAAAAGGATATTttcagatgtaatcaagttaaggaTCTCCTAGATGAGACCATTCTTAAATCCAGGGATTTTATAGGACACAGAAGAGAAGCtaggagacacagagaaaaggcgATGCTAAGGTGAGTAAGGGGGAGTTTAGACAAGCAGACTTGTAAGACCTTCTACATCTAAAAATCTTTCTTTCTAGTCATTTCTTGCCTAGTGGGGTAAAAAATTGGATCCATGTGGAAAGCTACCACTTCATAAAGTTTTCCTGTAATGTTTCTAGAAACTGTTTCCAGAAACAGACACCTCTACTCTCCAGGCAATAGAGAAGCATACAGAGGTAGGCATACAGAAATTCGCCCATAAATTAACTGGTGACATGTTAAATTTCACACGACCAGCCTATCTCTAACAAAAGCATGAAGCAGGGTCTAATGTGTAGGgtgctattaaaataattgatcTTAATTATGGAGTTTTTTGACATCCCCTTAAATGTTGCAGTTGAAATGGACTCCACCCAAATTTCATGGTCACTTAGGGAATGGTACCTAAGCCAAATTATACAGGTAAGAAAGTAAGGTATGCTCTAACGAGTGGTCACCAAACATTTTTGAAGTCTTCAGTGTCTAAACACTGTCACGTGTAGGccactagtttttaaaaatgctggatgtccctttgaagaaaaaatgtctCCACAGTCCCATCTCACTCTATCCTTAACTTGATACTAATTTACAAAATGAGCTTAAAAAACCTGAATACTTTATAAGCTTTCAAAGAAAATGGGAATACCCAAAAAGAATGATGTTCCAATTTCACACGCTGTTTTGGTTGTTAATTAAAAAGGGAGATATCATAACTAAAACAAAGGAATACATCTTGACTGCATGGCACCGAATAGTGTTTTTTTACATcactaaattatatttataagaCAGAATactttgaataaaaagaaatatttttcttctaccattaaaattttctttgctgACCACAAAACTGTTTTCTTAGATAGCCTGCGTGTGATGGAGGTGGGCTGCACACAGATCCAAACCCAGGTATCTTTGCTCCTGAGCTCTTAACCATACTGTCTTCCAAATTATTATTCTGTCGGTGTTAACAGGCTACCCTGAGCTTGCTCACTGGTTTCTAAATTTATTCAGatcaaaatatttgataaaagtgTACCATGTGAGAACGTGCTGGACTACAAACAGGAAAACATGAGGGAGGTATGGAGCAGAGTGACAAGTGGGGAAGAGGAGACATGCACATAAACAACTATGACATAAGGTAAAGTGTGGCAAGTGCTACAAGGAAAGTAGAGACAAAATATTACAGGAATTCCAAGGAGGGAGAGACTACTTTTAGCTTGAAATAACAGTAGAGCGGTGGAATCGGGGAATAAATTTAGATGAGCTAATGTGATCTTTCTGAGTCGCCTAAATGGAGGAGACCAGCAATggagtgctgctgctgctgacatcATCTATTAACTGAGCATTTATGATGTGATCAACATTTAAATGCATGCATTTACTAATGCTCACCAAAATCCAATGGGTAGGCATTTATCCTCTTTTTAGAGGTGAAGTAATCAGAGAGATATAAGGTCACTCAATAATAAATGATGCCTCATGGGTAGAGCACCTAATGCCAAAATGTAAGCTACAAATAACTGGAGGGATGCTTCTCAAATGGCATTAAACTACAGATCTAGTGGGcagaaaaagaattatatttgGTTCTAGGATGGGAAGTAGAGAAGGCAAAGGCAGTGAAGAAACAGGGTTGGGATAGGAATTTACATCTTGGACCTAGAATAGTTGGTTGTCTGTCAATTCCAGGGTTCTTAACTGGGGGATGATTTTGCCCTCAGGACACCTGCCAATGGGTGGAGACAATTTTGGTTTACACAACTGGAGAAGTTGGGGAGGGGCGTGCCACCAGCATCTAAGTGGGTAGAGGCCACACAGATGCTAAGCATCTtgcaatgaaaaatatgaaccACAACAATAAATTACCTAGCCTAAAATGTCAGGAGTGCCAAGGTTAAGAACCCTGAGCTATTTTGTCTGGTCTACCTAGTTAAGGTAGAACCAGGAATATTCAGAGAGTGAGTCAgaaaaaagatgatgaaaaggGTAAAGGATGAGAATtcggcaaagaaaaagaaacaactctGTAGCTCCAAGCTTGCTAATTAGAATGAGAAAcattaacaagaaaagaaaaagaaaagaatagctaCTCTTCTTTTATAGTTTCTGACACATGGAAAGAAGTAAGAATAGAACATAGGAAAGGAGAGGCAAATGAAagtctttctcaaaattaaaactggaaacgAGAATCAAGACTACTTGCCCCACAGCAGGCTCGATGTAAGGAACCTGAAGTCACACAGTTCTACTGAGTACCCAGTGACATGTAAGTGAATAGAAAGTCTTTTAACACTAAGTAAATCAAGCAAATTATAACAAGGTATTTTGGTGAGGTTTATGAAaacaagtttaaagaaaaaaaagacaaacattgaGGTTTTAAGATAGACTGAGAATATCTGTGATATaatgttgtaaaatattttaaaatctgctttaCGACTAATGCAcagttttgttatatatatttttaaataaatgagtttttaaaaatgtagtaattTGTCTTTAAATTAAGTTTACCTAATCTGGCTTTCCGGATTGAGGTGGCCAAGGTTCATCTAATTTCCGGAGAAGAATGAATTTAGGAAGGAACAACATTGtgtaaataaaaaaagcaaagaaaaatgatggATTTGGCCACTTAAAAACTCAAAACTTCTGTATACTGAAGATCATAAACACTATTAATAGGCAAACTGGGGAAATATTTACAATAAGTATAATAAAGGATAATACACTTTATaaagaatgcataaaagaaaatattgttaatattGAGTTGTGAgattgtgtgtattttttcttggAAACTATTTGCcagattttctaaaataaacatgcatttttAGAAGCTTTAAAAAGTATCAATAACATGAAGAATTGGGTTATGTCACTTCATCTAAACAAATTTAAACAATCACACACTGTTTTTCAGAGATTAGGAATCTAAAGCTACCAAAAAAGTTTAGGTTTCATCTCTGTTCAGTTCCTTTCAAGAAAGTGCTAAAGCCCTCAGAAATACCACAGCACCCTCTTTTGGAAGAAATGCCTTGTTTTTCCCATGAGCCTCCTGGGCTCACTGTATTTTTAcagttgaaagagtctttaaagaTTATGAAGcctggccctgggtggtgtgggtcagtggattgggtgccagcctgtgaaccaaaatgtcactggttcaattcccagtcagggcacatgcctgggttgtaggccaggtccctggttggggatgtgtgagaggtagccagctgatgtttctctccctctctttccctctctctgaaaataaagaataaaaaaaaagattataaagcCTGGTCTCCTCATTTCATAAATAAAGAAATTGGGGTTCAAAAAGAAGAGACCACCCAAGGTCATAAAGAGAGgtagcagcagagctgggaatgGACCCCCACATAAGACACAACTAGAGCTTATTTGTTTTCTGGTCTTCTCattctttattcaataaatattttaagaattaaaaaaataccattcttCCAATCTTTGGTAAGTATGAAGGCTGACAGTCAAAAaggtaccgtattttgctgtatataatgcacatttttttgcccaaattttttgagggaaaaataaagaaatgcattatacgtgggtagtactaattctgtacctataaatgtttttaactcttttatttataattatgcaTTGGAATGCAACTCTACAAAGCAATAATGATACCTGTATGcgaaataataccctggaatacaataattggttttgtttctaaatataaataaaaaattgaatcaagaaattaaagcaaaagattttttttacctGAAAGTTAGAGCAAAAAAACGTGGATgcacactatacatggcaaaatatggtacttcagGCACccagaaatttaaaagtattattttagaaAGACATGCCCATTCTTGACTGTTGCTTGGTTCCAGTCAGTACAAGAATTTATAAAACCTCACAACCTCTGCATTTGTCTATTAATAATACATCCTTCTAAAAAGAAGCAACAGGTGATAAGAGAGTATAATCATTCTGTTTAACTAGATAACAAAATCTTCAGATGAGAATAGACTCAATATTAATTTGGGACTTCTGAGCAAATGTTACCATAATTGTGCTGGCATATTATTCTGGAGTAAAGTCCTACAATTACATTATTTTGGTGGGTTTATAAATTGCtatttataaaaggaaagtaaTAGTATATAACTcttttccaaaaatataaaatgatatagggACTGCCATTTAAGCTTTTATCATTCTCCTATTACTAGATGTTagtattctttgaaaaaatacccTGTGTTTTCCTCTTATTTGATGGAtgactgaccaaaaaaaaaaaaaggacattatgACAAATGATGCATAAAGAATTAATGTATGGCTTTTATCATCATTGGCATTAATAGCTTACACAGTATGCTGAGCAGATGGACTAAGGACACAATACTCATTCTTGGCTGATACTCACTTACTGATAAATCtataactataataataattGATTCTTTTGACAAATATCGACTGAGCAGCCAGTGTCTGCCAGCCATGGTTTTAGGAGCTGGAAAGATAGAAGTGAATAAAAGAGGCAAGGTCTCTGCTGTCATGGAACTTACATTCCTGGGAGGCGGGTCACTGCtggtaaacaaaaacaaataaataaacaagctgaCTGCAAAGTGTGAAGACACTAAAAACAGTACCAGGGACAaccttaaaaataatctttacagTGTTATACACCCACTGAAAAATGTTCATCAGTTCCACTGTGGCACCTTAGCCAATCCTAAATATACCACTGTCTATTATGATGCAATGTGACGTGGGCATGAAGCCTACAGTGACTGACTTTACTGAAGAAAATTGGAGGAGGTGaactattttgccttttttttttttccaaaagctcAGCAGGCATGTCTTTGTATTACAGatatctaaattaattttttccagtgCTAAATTGGACAACATCTCAGACATTTCTAGCTAATCACGTGTCAACCTTCAAGATAATTGATATTTATCAACATGAGACTCTTCCTGCAAAATTCTGCCACTATTACAATACTAGCTATTCTTGCCACTCCTGCTGACGTTCCAGTCTAAGTCTTCTCCCTGGGATGGTCAAGGCTCATAACTACAAGcacaaagttaaaaacaaaaaccacccagATATATCTGCAATCAGAtgtaatttatttgatttttaagtacattttattgattacgcgATTACAATTgacccatttttctcccctttatgccccttgACCCTGCACCACCCATCCCTCCAAAGTTCCCCCAccttgtccatgggttgtatatataagttctgtgtcttccccatttcccatactattcttaacctcctcctgtctatctTGAGCCTACgaattacgcttcttattccctgtcccCTGTCTCCCCATTCTCttagtttgtatttgtttttgtttttaggttcagttgttgataattgtgagtttgttatcattttatgtGCAtagatttcatatttttcttagataagtccctttaacatttcatataataagggcttgttgatgatgaactcctttaactttaccttatctgggaagcacttaattagcccatccattctaaatgatagctttgttagATAGGGCAatataggttgtaggtccttgcttttcttgactttgaatacttctttccagccccttcttgcctgcaaggtcttttttgagaaatcagatgacagtcatataggaactcctctgtaggtaatagtctccttttctcttgctgcttttaagatgctctcctCTTTGTAATCTTGGatgatttaattatgatgtgtcttggtgggtTTCTCCTtgaatccaacttctttgggactctacgagcttcctggacttgcatgtctatttccttcaccagattggggaagttttccttcatcattttttcaaatgagttttcaatttcttgttcttcctcttctccttatcgCATCcctgattcggatgttggaatgtttaaagttgcctAAGAGGTTCcgaagcctctcattttttttgaattcttgtctcttcattctgttctgattgaatgtttatttcttcctt is part of the Desmodus rotundus isolate HL8 chromosome 7, HLdesRot8A.1, whole genome shotgun sequence genome and encodes:
- the DPRX gene encoding LOW QUALITY PROTEIN: divergent paired-related homeobox (The sequence of the model RefSeq protein was modified relative to this genomic sequence to represent the inferred CDS: deleted 1 base in 1 codon; substituted 4 bases at 4 genomic stop codons), encoding MPDLEGLTEVRHQRHPWKKXTVFTKRQTEGLETLFNKNTGPNSILWKKWPXKNATYPIXTVLQMWVKNLRARLKKQKFKHIQEKCQEAQQXQLPEGEVKRNAGIPPRSTDGASSVSQIPIDPLAPSAQVNMFSFFLKILFIRLFAHPDHSVGYKITCFGHCQDPNIYCPFPILDSQVLFLG